The following coding sequences lie in one Spinacia oleracea cultivar Varoflay chromosome 1, BTI_SOV_V1, whole genome shotgun sequence genomic window:
- the LOC130465467 gene encoding leucine-rich repeat receptor-like protein kinase TDR produces the protein MPVEWRKSTIIPLYKNKGDVQDCAKYQGIKVMSHTMKFWERIIEQRLRRTVKILENQFGFMPGRSTMEAIHLIRLGFNVFNILGSSLKGFIAPELDLLTNLQELILHGNHLIGIILKEIGLLNNITAMDVGAKQFSGSIPHEIGNLNCRWLFTSSLAPVCQALQVGVIGNLVHSSPSIKKDVLLAGALQPVIGLLNSCCSESQREAALLLGQFASADSDSKVHIVQRGAVPPLIEMLQSPDAQLREMSAFALGRLAQDSHNQAGIVQCGGIVPLLKLLDSKNGPLQHNAAFALYGLADNEDNVADLIKIGGVQKLEEGDFIVQRNFLIASS, from the exons ATGCCAGTAGAGTGGAGGAAAAGTACTATCATCCCCTTGTACAAGAATAAGGGTGATGTCCAGGATTGTGCCAAATATCAAGGAATCAAAGTAATGAGTCATACTATGAAATTTTGGGAGCGGATTATTGAGCAAAGATTGAGGAGAACTGTGAAAATTTTGGAGAACCAATTTGGATTTATGCCCGGGAGATCGACTATGGAGGCCATTCATCTTATAAG attagggttcaatgtGTTCAATATTCTTGGTTCATCTCTGAAGGGATTTATTGCTCCTGAATTGGATTTACTGACCAATTTACAAGAATT aattCTTCATGGGAATCATctgattgggattattttgaaagaaattggctTATTGAATAACATTACGGCAATGGATGTTGGGGCAAAACAATTTTCTGGGTCGATACCTCATGAAATAGGGAACTTGA ATTGTCGTTGGTTGTTCACTTCATCACTTGCGCCGGTGTGTCAAGCTTTGCAGGTTGGTGTTATTGGGAATTTGGTCCACTCATCTCCTAGCATAAAGAAAGATGTTCTCCTAGCTGGTGCCTTGCAACCTGTCATTGGGCTGCTCAA CTCCTGCTGTTCTGAGAGCCAAAGAGAAGCAGCTTTACTCCTTGGGCAGTTTGCCTCGGCTGATTCAGATTCCAAG GTACACATAGTCCAGCGAGGTGCTGTCCCACCTTTGATTGAGATGCTTCAGTCGCCAGATGCACAGCTTCGAGAAATGTCAGCTTTTGCTCTTGGAAGGTTGGCTCAG GATTCACACAATCAAGCTGGTATAGTTCAATGTGGCGGTATCGTGCCATTGTTAAAACTTCTTGATTCAAAAAATGGTCCTCTACAGCACAATGCTGCATTTGCTTTATATGGTCTTGCAGACAATGAG GATAATGTTGCAGATCTTATTAAAATTGGTGGTGTTCAGAAGCTCGAAGAAGGGGATTTCATAGTTCAG AGGAACTTTTTAATTGCGTCCTCATGA
- the LOC110777824 gene encoding protein DUF642 L-GALACTONO-1,4-LACTONE-RESPONSIVE GENE 2 encodes MRMVNLILLSVLLLSSTCHFVSAFTDGLLPNGDFELGPKRSDMKGTEVINRHAIPKWEISGFVEYIKSGQKQGDMLLVVPEGAFAVRLGNEASIKQRVNVTKGMNYAITFCAARTCAQEEQLNISVSPEWGVLPMQTLYSSSGWDCYAWGFVALSSIAELVIHNPGVEEDPACGPLIDSVAMRVLVPPKRTSMNLLKNGNFEEGPFIFRNTTWGTLIPPNIEDAHSPLPGWMVESLKAVKYLDSNHFSVPSGKRAVELVAGKESAIAQVVRTTPGRRYALTFAVGDANDACAGSMVVEAFAGKDTLKVPYASKGKGGFKRAVLRFVATQTRTRIMFYSTFYSMRSDDFSSLCGPVIDDVRLLSIRRP; translated from the exons ATGAGGATGGTTAATCTGATTTTGCTGTCGGTGCTTCTACTTTCTTCCACGTGTCACTTTGTCTCTGCTTTCACTGATG GATTACTACCTAACGGAGACTTTGAGCTGGGGCCAAAGCGATCGGACATGAAGGGCACAGAGGTGATAAACCGTCACGCAATACCAAAATGGGAAATATCCGGGTTCGTGGAGTACATAAAATCAGGTCAAAAACAAGGGGACATGTTACTAGTAGTCCCCGAGGGAGCCTTCGCAGTAAGACTAGGAAACGAGGCATCGATAAAGCAAAGGGTGAATGTAACAAAAGGGATGAACTATGCAATAACATTTTGTGCAGCAAGAACTTGTGCTCAAGAAGAACAACTCAACATATCAGTGTCACCTGAATGGGGTGTACTTCCCATGCAAACTTTGTATAGTAGTAGTGGTTGGGATTGTTATGCTTGGGGTTTTGTCGCACTTTCTAGTATTGCTGAACTTGTTATCCATAACCCTGGTGTTGAGGAAGATCCTGCTTGTGGACCTCTTATCGACTCCGTTGCTATGCGCGTTCTTGTTCCTCCTAAGAGGACTAGCA TGAACTTATTGAAGAATGGTAACTTTGAAGAAGGTCCTTTCATCTTCCGCAACACAACATGGGGAACACTAATCCCACCAAACATAGAAGACGCTCATTCTCCACTACCGGGTTGGATGGTTGAATCCTTGAAGGCGGTCAAGTATCTCGATTCAAACCACTTCTCAGTTCCTTCTGGCAAACGTGCAGTGGAGCTTGTCGCAGGCAAAGAAAGTGCCATTGCTCAAGTTGTTCGTACCACCCCTGGTAGACGATACGCTTTAACGTTCGCTGTTGGTGACGCTAACGATGCGTGTGCCGGATCCATGGTTGTCGAGGCATTTGCAGGCAAAGACACACTCAAAGTCCCTTACGCGTCTAAGGGAAAAGGCGGGTTTAAGCGAGCTGTTCTTCGCTTTGTTGCTACTCAAACTAGAACTCGAATTATGTTTTATAGCACCTTTTATTCCATGAGGAGTGATGATTTCTCTTCGCTTTGCGGCCCCGTCATCGACGATGTTCGACTCCTCAGCATCCGTCGCCCATGA